The segment GTGGACCGTGCCCTcgaacggttccaaaaatttgcagcCCCGAAATTCATAGGTGAACCTAGCCCTGACTTAGCTGAGAGATGGATGGACCGCATGATGGATATATTCGCTGCGCTCGGGTATTCAGAGGAACGGCAGGTAtcttttgctgtcttccaatttgagggaccagccagagcttggtggaatgtaataaAGGCTAAGTGGGAACGAGAGCAGACCCCCTGGACTTGGGTCAATTTCACccgtgagtttaatgagaagtatttGCCACCGATTGTTCAAGAAAGACGAGAAGAGGACtttatccgcctgcgtcaagggccgttaagtgtggccgagtACGAGACACAATTTACCAAACTCTCCCGTTTTGCTCCAGAGTTAGTACTAACAGACCGAAAGAGAATTCGTCGATTTGTCCAGGGGTTAAACGTGGAAATACAAGAGGCACTGGTGGCTGCCCAGTTGGATACATTCAGCCAGACCCTGGAAAAGGCACAGCGAATAGAGACGGCAAGGAGTCAAGTGAAAGCTTTCCGTGACAAGAAGAGGACACCATCTGACACCTATACCTACACTGGTGAGCAAAGCTCGAGAAGCGAGCCGCCTAGTAAGAGAAGTAAGGAAGTCAGTGGTACACGACCAGTGGGGACTCCGAATCAAGGTAAAACAAAGGAAGATCAGGCAGGAAAAGGGCCCCAAAGTGGTGTCTCACATGGGGAATCAATGTTGGGAACCAGAAGAGTATGTGATGTTTGTGGGGCCACTAACCATACGGAAGATAcctgttggaagaaagagaaaaatcgGCGATGTTTCCGATGTGGTAGCAATGAACACCTAGTTGCTCAGTGCCCTCAGAAGTCGAGGGGAGGAAATAAATCAGGGACGAGGGGAAACATTTCTAGGCCGATCAGGAACAccaaaggtatgaatttcgaggacgaaattcttttaagagggggagtttgtgacgccccgaaaagaatgagagtgagaacccggaaattttctaattttttagggtttattt is part of the Coffea eugenioides isolate CCC68of unplaced genomic scaffold, Ceug_1.0 ScVebR1_2381;HRSCAF=3400, whole genome shotgun sequence genome and harbors:
- the LOC113756513 gene encoding uncharacterized protein LOC113756513 translates to MEDGGRDGGRERSRGRGKGRGRRPEPERVENEISNHQADNQVATAKQRMTELLARMVDQQGQGHGNSVKNPVNNSGNHEGVDRALERFQKFAAPKFIGEPSPDLAERWMDRMMDIFAALGYSEERQTPWTWVNFTREFNEKYLPPIVQERREEDFIRLRQGPLSVAEYETQFTKLSRFAPELVLTDRKRIRRFVQGLNVEIQEALVAAQLDTFSQTLEKAQRIETARSQVKAFRDKKRTPSDTYTYTGEQSSRSEPPSKRSKEVSGTRPVGTPNQGKTKEDQAGKGPQSGVSHGESMLGTRRVCDVCGATNHTEDTCWKKEKNRRCFRCGSNEHLVAQCPQKSRGGNKSGTRGNISRPIRNTK